CAGGAACTTCGTTTGCTACGATTTTTAGACATAGAATCGTTACATTTTATAAGTTGATCGGATTATAATATTGGGCACTCTAATTCATGCTTACTGTTATACAATAGTAGGCCACTCCCTACTGAAAAGTAAAATCAACTTTCCAAGTATTATTCAATACCATTTTGCCTGTTATATTCCTTGATTATTTTCAGCAACTCCTCAATGCGGTTATTATAATTAGCTATGGATTGAAGCAGGTTATTTCTTTTATAATACGATTGTAAGAAAGAGTAAAGATCTTCTGCTGCTTTATATTCCTGGTTAATGAAGTCCGAATCCATATTGCTTTTAATAAAGCCATCCCACACGCCATTGCTATTGGCTTGTTTTAAAAAAGGGATATATTCATAAATATTAAAGTCTTCACCTTCATCCGGTAATATCGATATTAGGGAATCCAAAAACTCGGCTATATACATGTGTACCACATTATGTAGACATTCCACTTCAGCTACTGTCAATTCTATATATCCGGATGATATAGTGCCGACTTTGCTTGCAATTAACCTTGTTTGCTGTACCATTTCTTCAATTACCGATAAAGCGATTCCGTGCTGAATGGCCCTATCGATTGCATCTGATGAGTCATCATAGTCTATATATCTTAACAATACACTCTCGAAGCCTTGGATATCACCATCATAAATCATTGCATAATCTGTCATTACCAGATCTAACACACTAACAAGGGCTCTATTTAGAAGCAATACATTGCTATAATGGAAGAATATTTTTACCATATAATATCTTTTTATTTAGTGCATCAAATATGAAGTATCCACCCTTGGAAAAAAATTTTCCGTTATCCACATTCGCTGTAAAAACCTGCTATCTTAGCACCAGTAAGCATTTCAAAGGCTTAACTTTTTTTTCGCCTTCTTTTAATTTATTATTTCAACGTAATAAAATTTCAAGCACCTTTTTCTGGAATATCAGTTATGCATGCATCATCGACAGCCTTAATTGCCTATACTTTTTTTTAAAAAGAAGCAATGAAGCCAAAGTGTTTAAAGGACTGTTAACTCCGTAACGCCTTCGGCTGTTTAACATATCCAACAATATCTCATACGGCCACAACAATAAGTGTATGAATACCAATATGAACAGAGATTGCAAATTTCAGTAAGAGTATCTAAAGATGAACTGCAACAACTGTATACGATTGTGGCAAATAATAGTTTAAACTCCTCATTTTCTGTGCTTTACTTCGTAAGTGAAAGATGTATACACCAACCGTATACTTTAACTATCAACCCAATTTGTATGCAATCAAAAGTCGTTTCGTTTCGCTTACCAGTTAAAGACTACGCACAGTTATTATCTAAAGCTGCGGATCAAAACATGGCTTTGTCGGACTATGTACTCACCAAGCTGTATAAGCCAGAAACCACCACAATCCATACCACAGTGCCCAGGCCCTCCTATTATTTCCAATACAAAGAATTGCTGCAGCGGCTTATTCAAGCAACAGAAACCAACAAAGACATCTTGAGAATTGAAGCGCAGTATGGAAAAGGTACCCGCGTAGTTGTAATGAACGCTGAAATTGTCCAGGAACTAAAGGAGGCATTAAAAAATATTAAATAAGGTTTCTCATATTTAACCAAAAGTGTACCTTTAGGTACGTTTTTTTCAAAACAATGAACATTCAAACCATACAACTCGATAAATTAACCGGTAAAAGCTTTGAGGAGTTATATAGTAATCACCTAATTGATTTACTGGAAATGCAGCGAAACCTAAGGGTATCACAATTTGCTATTAAGGATACAGATATAGAGCACCGCACTATTTTACATTGGGAACAGGAAGGACTCATTGAAAAACGAGAAGCCAAAGAGGGTACCTGGCGAAAATTCTCTTTCGAAGAGTATGTATGGCTCAGGATTATCAAAGAGCTGCGAGTTTTCGGCACCCCCATTCCCTTGATTAAAGAAATAAAAGCCTACTTATTTTCTTCAGCTGATTTTACTAGTATATCAACCATTGTTAATGAAGACCTATTAGAGCATCTAAAAGCGTCCTTTAAAGACCAAGAAAATATTGACCAGGACCAACTGGCGGCATTAGATATAAAGCAGCTAAAAGAATCTCTTAAGGAAAAATCTTCTATAACCAACTTTTTTGCTCTTCTGGTTGAGATTATTTACAGCCGTCCACCGGCATACTTACTGGTCAATGCCAAGGGAGAATTTGCTCCAATTTTATTAAATAAAGTGAAGACTGAAGAAAAACTGCATATCCTGTTAGAAGAAATGCAAAAAAGCAGTCTATTAAGCATCAACATTACCCAAATCATAGAAGCCTTTTTTTCTACTACCCATTTTAGCGGCAGTGTGTATTACAATCTGTCTCCATTAAGCAGAAAGGAAAAGGAAGTGCTGGATATAATCCGGTTGCAACGGGTACACCGAATTGAAATTGACATAAAAGAAGAAGGTCCTTACAAAGTAGAATTTAAACGCTACAGGCCTACTAAAGGCACCATTGACCAAATAGAAAAAATAATTGCTAAAGGCAAGTATGGCAACATTTCCTTGCATATGGCAGAGGGAAACATTTTGCAATTTGTTGAAACCGAAAAACGAATAATTAAATGACAAATAAACAACAACTGGAAATCCCAGCTTGCATTGTTCATCCGTCTGCTGACCTGAGAACCAGGATGCTGACACTACAACTGCTGTTGTATGATCGACGCTGCAATCTGTCGAAAACTCCTGGAAGAAGATGGAAACCATTATAGTGAGCAGGAACTTTTAGAAATCACCAATTTGTTATGGCAATTAGCCCAATTAACTACTGAACACAATTTAAATAGCAAAAGCAATGGTAACGCAGAATAAACGCGCAATTTTAATGGCGAGGGTCAGCTCAGATGAACAAGCTAAAGGTTATAGCCTGGATATTCAGGAAGAAAAGCTGATCAACTATTGTAAACGCCATAATATTGAAATTGTAAATATTTATAGAGAAGACCATTCGGCGAAAGATTTTAACCGTCCCAAATACAAACAGATTCTACAGTTTATTAAATCTAATAAAGGATTAGTAGACTTATTATTGGTTGTTTCTCCTGATCGTTTTTCTAGGGACATGATGGAGGCCTTTGTAGAAATTAAAAGATTAAAAAATTATGGAGTAGAACTTCAAACAACCGATCAGCCACTTGACTATAACTCCCCTCAGGGAGTATTTTCATTTGCTATTGGTTTTGCCACTCCGGACTCGGATAATCGACTAAGAAAAATAAAGATCACCGAAGGGGTAAGAAAAGCAAAATCCACTGGCCGATATTTAGGCATTGCACCGTTTGGCTACAAAAATGCTAGAGACACGGAAAACAAACCCGTTATTATTCCTAATGAAAAAGCTTCTGTTGTTCAGCATATCTTCCGGTCCATTGCAGGAGGTAAGAGCCAGGCTGAACTTCGTGCGGAATTAAAACGCCAAGGTTATAATTTTTCAACCAGTACGTTATCCGACTTGCTTCGAAAAAAAGTATATATCGGTAAGATATTTATAAAGGAAGATGACGGTTGTGGGTATTTTGTCAAAGGACTACACGAAGCTATAATAGACACCAATACCTTTGAAAAAGTTCAAGCCATATTTGAGCAATACAAACGAAAGAAAAACTTTGTAAAAGCAAAAAGCTTTTCTGAGGCATTTCAACTACGGGGTCTGCTTTTATGTGATACTTGTGGCCGCAAAGTGACTGGAAGCAAATCTAAAAGCAGAAACGGCAGCCTTCACTCCTACTACCATTGCAACCACTGTAAACAAGTACGGTTGAAGACGGCTGAAGTTCACCAAAAGGTAGAAACTATTTTAGAAGAAATCAAAGTATCCAAGGGTGCTAAAAAGCTCTTTGATCTGATGGTCAAAAAACTCTTTGAAAAAGAATCTATCAAGAAAAGACCTGTAAAAAAAATCGAAGAAGAGATAGAGCTATACAAAAAAAGGATTGTAAAAATCCAGGATGATTATGCTGATGGTTTAATCACAGCAAAAGCATTTAATGAGAGTTTAGAAAGATTTGAAGCCATTAGTGAGAAACTAAGGAAAGAACTTTCGGATAATAACAGCCATTTAAGCGAGCACCAGCATTATTTAAAAGAAGGGATTAATGCATTAGAACAACTACCCCTATTTTACAAAACAAGTTCTATAGAAGTTAAAAGACAAATTTTTGGTTCGATCTTTTCAGAAAACTTAATTATTGGTAAAGAGAAATGTCGAACCACTAAAATCAATGAAGCACTTTGGCTGATAATGGCTACAGATAAGGATTTAAACAAAAAAGAAACCGGACAACCCTTCAAAAATTTAGAGTTGTCCGGTGAGGTGGAGAATACCGGAGTCGAACCGGTGACCTCTTGCATGCCATGCAAGCGCTCTAGCCAGCTGAGCTAATTCCCCGAGCGAGGTGCAAAAATAGGATTTGAAACAATACGGACGGCATAATAATTTCTCTCTTTCCTTAAATTTTTGGTTATGCAGAAAGGTGGAGAAAAAAAGCAGGTAAAACCGGCCCAGAAACAAACTATGCCGGGCTCAGAACAAGAAATGAAACCAAAGCCCAAATCTGAACGCCCCAAGGAACCTCTCAAGTTGGAAGGCAAGGTTGCTCTCATTACCGGTGGCGATAGTGGGATAGGAAAAGCAGTAGCGATCCTTTTTGCCAAGGAGGGCGCTGATGTTGCTATTTCGTACCTCAGCGAGCATAAAGATGCTGAGGAAGTAAAACGCATAATAGAAGAAGACCATGGTCGCAAATGCATACTGATGCCTGGCAATATTCGTAAGGAAGACTTTTGCAAGAAGATTGTAGAAGAAACAGTAAAGAAGCTAGGAAAACTGGATATATTGGTAAATAATGCCGCAACCCAAACAGAACAAAAATCGCTGGAAGATATTTCTACCGAGCAGCTGTATGAGACTTTTGAGACAAACATTTTTGCCATGTTTTGGATCACCAAACAGGCTTTGAAACATTTGAAAAAAGGTGCTTCTATTATTAATACAACTTCCGTTACGGCCTACCGCGGCAGTGGAGGTTTACTGGATTATTCCTCTACTAAAGGAGCAATCGTATCCTTTACACGCAGTCTGTCGGCCAACCTGGTAGAGAAAGGCATTCGTGTAAATGGTGTAGCCCCCGGCCCTATCTGGACGCCATTGATTGTTGGTTCTTTTAATGAAGAGAAAGTCAAAACATTTGGTTCCGATGTACCTATGAAACGCCCCGGCGAAACGGCTGAAGTAGCGCCATGCTATTTGTTCCTGGCCAGTGAAGATGCCTCTTATATGTCAGGACAGGTGCTACATCCTAACGGTGGTGAAATTATTAATGGGTAATAGAACTTTGATTTAAAAGATTTAAAAGATTGAGAGGAAGGATTAAAAAGATAACTTATACGATTAGAAGGGTTGGCATTATTTCTGTTTTTACTACCACTTATAACTCTCTGGGGTGGTTTAGCAATAAACCTGAGATCATACCCATACTACCTGATCTGGGTAATGCCAGCGCAGGGATGAGAGAAAAAGGTTCAGGTATTATTACTTGAACCTTTTACATTATAACTACAAGCAATGTATTTCTGTTTCACTTTCACCTCTTTTTCTTATCAACCTCCTCTACCATATTACAAACACTAATCATTACTACTATACCCATCTATTTGCTTACCCCACTCTTGAGCCTAGGTTTGTTCTGACCAACTCCGTAACGTTACGGAGTTGAGTAAACTTTCGGCAAATAGTAACCAAGCTTTACATAAGACATTTGGAAGGCAAAGGCATGCCTTCCATACACTTTGAGTAGGGTAAGGCATCAACCTTTCTCAAGGAGCACGTACGGCTACATATTTAATAATAAGGAACTGTGAAAATTGTTTATAATCAAACTTGCTGTTGGGAAAAACCACACCTTTAAGCTTGAACCACCAACACTAAAGATTAAAAAATGACTTTAGAGCATGTAGCCATTTGGACAAACCAGTTGGAAGAACTAAAGACTTATTATCAAACCTACTTCAATGGTGTGCCTAATGACAAGTACACCAACGCTACCTCCCAATTTCAGAGTTACTTTCTAACGTTTAAATCTGGCGCGCGTTTGGAATTAATGTCTAAGCCAGATGTACCGGTAAACCGGAATGATACCATTCACCAACAATACCTGGGAATTATTCACCTGGCGTTTGGTGTTAATACTATGGAAGAGGTAGATCTGAAAGCAAAAGAATTGGCAGCAGCCGGCTATCCTATCCTGCGTGGTCCGCGCCGGACGGGTGATGGTTATTATGAGTTTGAAACACTGGACCCCGATAACAACCGCTTAGAGGTAACGACAAAATATATAATGCCTGACGGGCTCAAATAAAAAGAGTATGAAAGACAAAATAAAAAATGTAAAGACAGATGTGCTTTCTGACAACTGGTATAAGTTGGAAAAAGTAACATTTGATTACAAGAAGAATGATGGCAACTGGCAAACACAAAGCCGTGAAGTATATGATAGAGGCAACGGTGCTACCATACTCCTATATAACAAAAAGAAACAAACGGTTGTACTTACCCGCCAGTTTCGTCTTCCAAGCTATCTTAATGGCAACCAGGAAGGCTATTTAATAGAAACCTGTGCCGGCCTGCTGGATGAAGACGATCCTGTAGCCTGCATACGCAGGGAGGCTGAAGAAGAAACCGGTTACCAACTGGAAGAAGTGCATAAAGTGTTTGAGGCCTATATGACGCCGGGGGCAGTTACAGAGATCCTTTATTTTTTTGTAGGTGAATATGCACCCTACATGAAAGTAGCAGAAGGCGGTGGAGTGCCCCACGAGCATGAAGAAATAGAAGTACTGGAAATGCCCTTTCAAAAAGCTTACGACATGATTGCATCTGGCGAGATAAAGGATGCTAAAACAATTATGCTTCTTCAATACGCTAAACTTAATAATCTCTTCTAATGACAACCAAAACTTCGCTTATGATTTTAGTGGCTGGCCCCTATCGCTCTGGCACTAATGACGATCCGCATCTTATTGAAGCCAACGTAAAAAACATGACTGACACAGCGTTGCTGTTGTATCGCAAAGGGCACTTGCCAGTATTGGGCGAATGGTTCGCCTTACCCTTGATAGAAGCGGCTGGTTCAAAACAGATCGGTGATGCTGTTTTCAATGAAATCTTTCATCCTGTAGCTGTACAGCTCATTGATCACTGCGATGGTGTATTACGCATTGGTGGACCATCCTCTGGCGCTGATGAGATGGTAAATACAGGTAAAGCGAAAGGCAAACAGATCTTTTATAGCCTAGAGGAAATACCTGCAGCAGCAACGGTTTAAAAGTTTAAAGTTTAAAGTCTACTATTTAAGGTTATTGTAAGAACTAGTCGACAATTCAATTGTCTGCTTACGATAACCTTAAACTTTACTTCTTAAACAAATAAACATTAAAGCTTTTTGTCGTCATTATCAGTTTTATTGCTTTCATCCGTTTTCTTTCCAGCCTCTTCATTTTCATTAGTTGGCTCTATTTTATTTTGTACTTCCAGTTGTTCCTGAACTTCCTTGCTTTTAGAGCGCAATATGGGAAAAGCCAACGGGCTATGAGCAGGACGTTCATCACCTAACAATACGCCCCACTGTTTCATATTATCCGTACGATCAAAAATGATTTTCATAACGGCTATAACGGGCAGAGAAAGAAACATACCCGATACGCCAGCCACTGCGCCTGCTACTATAACACCTACGATAGTGGCCAGTGCATTTATTTTCACCTTAGATCCAACAATACGCGGCATCAAAATATTATTGTCGAGAAACTGTACAAAAGCAATAGTACCCAAGACAGCAAAGATGGGCCAGATCTCTTGGGAAGAAGTAAGCGTTAGTAAAACACCAATGATATTTCCAATTAAAGCACCTATATAGGGTATAAGGTTTAGAAAAGCAAAGATGACTCCGATAAGAATGGCATGTTTAATACCAATAAAGAATAGTATACCTCCAAGCAAAACTGTGATATAGGTAATCTGAATGGCCAACCCAACTAAATAACTCTTGATGATCGTTTGGCTCTCACGCACTGCTTCTTCAACCTTCTCATGTGATTGTTTAGGAAACCAGAGGAATACAAAACGCAACAGCAGGTTTCGATAAAAGAGCATCAAAAAAATATAGATCGGCAACAACGCCACAAATACAAACACCGATGTTATAGAACCAAAAGCACCTGAAACCATTCCACCGGCATAGTTCATCAACTTGTCACTTTGCTCATTGATTATTTGAACTTGTTTAGCCGTCGTATAATTGGTCTTAGAACTGATCCAAGCACTGATCGAATTCAGATGAGCCGTTACATTTTGCTTAATTACAGGAAAGTCGTTTACCAAGCTACTGATCTGTGCTGAAAAAAACCATACAAGTGCAGCCATTACTATAATAAGTAACAACAACGTCAAAAGGATTGAAAACACCTCTGGTAGCTTCTTCCTATGAAAAAAGCGGAATACAGGCAGCAGCATGATAGCCAGGAAAAAGGCCATTAGCAGCGGCATGATAATGTCTTTACCCACAAGAATAATTGCGAATAAATAATAAATACCTACCAACTCAATAGCGCGCCTTACTGTTACCGGCAATTTTGCATACTGTTCTTGTATCATGGTATAAATATAATCTCTCTAACGGCTCAATAAAACTGAGCCTTGCGAACGCTACATTAGCGGGACTTTAAAAGTTGGCGAATCAGGAAGATGTTTTGACGGGCAGTAATAAGAAGATCGTTTCCTTCAGCCCCACCCCAACAGGCATTGGCTGGGATAGTAGGCAACTCTATTTTCCCCAACCGGTTACCTTCACGATCTAAAATAAGAATTCCTTCTTTGCTGCATAAATAAAGATTTCCATTAGGATCGCATTTTATACCATCACTGTTTTCTTGGGCTGCAATCTTTAAGAACTTCCAACTATGCGCATCAAATGCTAGTACTAGTTTTTCAAATGGCTTATTGGAGCAACAATACAGCACATCTTGATTGGGGGACAAACAAACGCCATTGGGATAATGCAGGTTATCTTCTATCAAAACCACTTCTCCATTGCGCCAGACATAAACCCCAGCCAATGGCTGAAATGAAGCCGGCACTAGCTTTTGATCTTTTAATCCATACGGAGGATCAGTAAAGAAAACGGTTCCATCATTATGCGCCACAATATCATTCGGGCTGTTAAAGCGTTTGTCATTATACGATGCAATTAAGGGCTGCACCTCTTTACCATCATATCTACCTATAGCACCATTGCCGTGCTGACACACCAGCAGGTTACCTTCCCTATCATAAGTCAAACCATTCGAGCCAATTTGCTCTGAAAGAAAAGAAGTATCCAGCAACGTACACCCACTAGCTACTATATATTTTTGTTTAGGCTGATCGGGTGACACTTTATAAATTGAGTTTAAAGGAATATCACTGAATAAATAATAGCCTTCCGTATTCCACACTGGCCCTTCAGAAAACGAACAGCTATCATCCAGCAGTTCTATTTCAAAGGCTGTATTTATAAAGTCCGTTAGTTCTGGTCTATAAATGGTCAATGCTGGATGTGTGGCCACTTTAAATGTTTTTGTTATTATGTTACAGAATCGTAATCAATTGCTGGATCACTTTTTCCAAGTTAATACCTCTTCCTAAAACTGGCTTAAATAAATCACCTTCAGCCTTCACCCTTTCATAAATATTTTTGATAGTATAGTCAGTAGGTGCAAGTCCTTTTTTTACTTCATCCCAATGTAAGGGGGTAGAAACAGAAGCCCCCTGCCTAGGACGGATAGAGTATGGGGCAGCAGCTGTTTGCGTTTCCTTATTTTGCAGAAAATCCAGATACACTTTTTCTTTGCGCTTAGCAGGACTGCGCTCCATGCTGGTACTATTGGGCATCTCCTGTTGCACTAATTTACAGATCAATTCTGCCAACTGCTTGCTTTGGTCAAAATCATACTTTGCGCCCAATGGAATATAAATATGCATACCTGTGGCGCCCGATGTTTTACAATAGCCTTTTGCGCCACTTGCATCCAGAATCTTCTTAATTACCTGTGCCACTTCAATTACCGTATTAAAACTTACGCCTTCAGGATCCAGGTCAATGAGACACCAATCTGGATACTGCCAGCTATTAACTCTGGAATGCCAAGGATTCATTTCAATACAGCCCAAATTAGCCATATAGATCAGCGACGCTTCGTTTGTACATACCAGGTATTCTACATTAGTCTTAGTAGACTCGCTATAGTCTGTATAGGTTTCCAACCATTGAGGCTGCTTACCTTTCATATCTTTTTGAAAGAAATTCGGAGCCCCAATACCGTTAGGATGACGATTTAACGAGTGGGGCCGGTCTAGCAAAAAAGGCAAGATATATGGCGCCATTCGCAGGTAATGATTAATTGAGTCGATCTTTTGAAAACCTTCATTTGGCCAATAGATCTTATCTAAATTGGTTAATGATAAGTCTATTTTATTTATTGTTACTGTTTGGTTAGCGCCATTCTCAAGCTGTAATTGCAAGCCAGATATTTTC
This genomic interval from Flavisolibacter tropicus contains the following:
- a CDS encoding SDR family oxidoreductase: MQKGGEKKQVKPAQKQTMPGSEQEMKPKPKSERPKEPLKLEGKVALITGGDSGIGKAVAILFAKEGADVAISYLSEHKDAEEVKRIIEEDHGRKCILMPGNIRKEDFCKKIVEETVKKLGKLDILVNNAATQTEQKSLEDISTEQLYETFETNIFAMFWITKQALKHLKKGASIINTTSVTAYRGSGGLLDYSSTKGAIVSFTRSLSANLVEKGIRVNGVAPGPIWTPLIVGSFNEEKVKTFGSDVPMKRPGETAEVAPCYLFLASEDASYMSGQVLHPNGGEIING
- a CDS encoding MerR family transcriptional regulator; amino-acid sequence: MNIQTIQLDKLTGKSFEELYSNHLIDLLEMQRNLRVSQFAIKDTDIEHRTILHWEQEGLIEKREAKEGTWRKFSFEEYVWLRIIKELRVFGTPIPLIKEIKAYLFSSADFTSISTIVNEDLLEHLKASFKDQENIDQDQLAALDIKQLKESLKEKSSITNFFALLVEIIYSRPPAYLLVNAKGEFAPILLNKVKTEEKLHILLEEMQKSSLLSINITQIIEAFFSTTHFSGSVYYNLSPLSRKEKEVLDIIRLQRVHRIEIDIKEEGPYKVEFKRYRPTKGTIDQIEKIIAKGKYGNISLHMAEGNILQFVETEKRIIK
- a CDS encoding DUF4406 domain-containing protein: MTTKTSLMILVAGPYRSGTNDDPHLIEANVKNMTDTALLLYRKGHLPVLGEWFALPLIEAAGSKQIGDAVFNEIFHPVAVQLIDHCDGVLRIGGPSSGADEMVNTGKAKGKQIFYSLEEIPAAATV
- a CDS encoding SMP-30/gluconolactonase/LRE family protein; the encoded protein is MATHPALTIYRPELTDFINTAFEIELLDDSCSFSEGPVWNTEGYYLFSDIPLNSIYKVSPDQPKQKYIVASGCTLLDTSFLSEQIGSNGLTYDREGNLLVCQHGNGAIGRYDGKEVQPLIASYNDKRFNSPNDIVAHNDGTVFFTDPPYGLKDQKLVPASFQPLAGVYVWRNGEVVLIEDNLHYPNGVCLSPNQDVLYCCSNKPFEKLVLAFDAHSWKFLKIAAQENSDGIKCDPNGNLYLCSKEGILILDREGNRLGKIELPTIPANACWGGAEGNDLLITARQNIFLIRQLLKSR
- a CDS encoding AI-2E family transporter, with protein sequence MIQEQYAKLPVTVRRAIELVGIYYLFAIILVGKDIIMPLLMAFFLAIMLLPVFRFFHRKKLPEVFSILLTLLLLIIVMAALVWFFSAQISSLVNDFPVIKQNVTAHLNSISAWISSKTNYTTAKQVQIINEQSDKLMNYAGGMVSGAFGSITSVFVFVALLPIYIFLMLFYRNLLLRFVFLWFPKQSHEKVEEAVRESQTIIKSYLVGLAIQITYITVLLGGILFFIGIKHAILIGVIFAFLNLIPYIGALIGNIIGVLLTLTSSQEIWPIFAVLGTIAFVQFLDNNILMPRIVGSKVKINALATIVGVIVAGAVAGVSGMFLSLPVIAVMKIIFDRTDNMKQWGVLLGDERPAHSPLAFPILRSKSKEVQEQLEVQNKIEPTNENEEAGKKTDESNKTDNDDKKL
- a CDS encoding VOC family protein; the encoded protein is MTLEHVAIWTNQLEELKTYYQTYFNGVPNDKYTNATSQFQSYFLTFKSGARLELMSKPDVPVNRNDTIHQQYLGIIHLAFGVNTMEEVDLKAKELAAAGYPILRGPRRTGDGYYEFETLDPDNNRLEVTTKYIMPDGLK
- the nudK gene encoding GDP-mannose pyrophosphatase NudK translates to MKDKIKNVKTDVLSDNWYKLEKVTFDYKKNDGNWQTQSREVYDRGNGATILLYNKKKQTVVLTRQFRLPSYLNGNQEGYLIETCAGLLDEDDPVACIRREAEEETGYQLEEVHKVFEAYMTPGAVTEILYFFVGEYAPYMKVAEGGGVPHEHEEIEVLEMPFQKAYDMIASGEIKDAKTIMLLQYAKLNNLF